In the Desulfovibrio desulfuricans genome, one interval contains:
- a CDS encoding GntT/GntP/DsdX family permease, with protein sequence MGTTGALIILGVTIVGIVVLCVRYRVHAFLALIAACAFLGIASGMPLGAIGSSIEKGMGNTLGFLAPILALGAFMGKMLEVSGGAQRLAKSLIGVFGQTKAYWAMLIIGYICGIPVFAQVGMVLLMPLAFSISKESKLSILLVALSLYTGLLVVHCVVPPHPAAMAIAKELNADVGKVILYGLVLVVPGAIIGGPIFAKYISKNIIVPLPEGAVTTVISKDGRDLPNFGGTLLLTLLPLILMIGKTVVEFSSSKDAPYMPLVEFLGHPVIALFISAVASLIFLGVKRGFSSIELSGFCDKSLLPMVSILLVIGAAGSFNKVIMDSGMGNVLKDVLVTLNMHPVIMAWLIASIMRFALGSATVAMMTAAGFISPVLAVHPVDPALMCISIGAGAIGWSHVTDSGFWFFREFLNMSVKDMYLSFTLSGCIVSIITAIFCYLASFVI encoded by the coding sequence ATGGGAACAACGGGTGCTCTGATTATTCTTGGTGTGACAATCGTCGGCATCGTGGTGCTGTGCGTGCGTTACAGGGTTCATGCATTTTTGGCGCTTATAGCTGCCTGCGCATTTTTGGGGATTGCCAGCGGCATGCCTCTGGGGGCCATTGGTTCGTCCATTGAAAAAGGTATGGGCAATACCTTGGGCTTTCTGGCTCCCATCCTCGCGCTGGGCGCGTTCATGGGCAAGATGCTCGAAGTTTCGGGCGGCGCGCAGCGGCTCGCCAAATCGCTCATTGGCGTTTTTGGTCAGACCAAGGCCTACTGGGCCATGCTCATCATTGGCTACATTTGCGGCATCCCCGTGTTTGCCCAGGTGGGCATGGTGCTGTTGATGCCCCTGGCCTTCTCCATTTCCAAGGAATCCAAGCTTTCCATCCTGCTGGTGGCTCTTTCTCTCTACACTGGCCTGCTGGTTGTGCACTGCGTTGTGCCGCCGCATCCCGCAGCCATGGCCATTGCCAAGGAACTGAACGCCGATGTGGGCAAGGTGATCCTTTACGGCCTCGTTCTGGTGGTGCCCGGCGCCATCATCGGCGGCCCCATTTTTGCCAAGTACATTAGCAAAAACATCATTGTGCCGCTGCCTGAAGGGGCCGTTACCACCGTTATCAGCAAGGATGGCCGCGACCTGCCCAACTTTGGCGGAACCCTGCTGCTGACACTGCTGCCGCTGATCCTCATGATCGGCAAGACCGTGGTGGAATTTTCCTCCAGCAAGGATGCGCCCTACATGCCCCTGGTGGAATTTTTGGGCCATCCTGTGATCGCCCTGTTCATTTCCGCCGTGGCCTCCCTGATCTTTCTTGGCGTGAAGCGGGGCTTCAGCTCCATTGAGCTGAGCGGCTTCTGCGACAAATCCCTCCTGCCCATGGTTTCCATTTTGCTGGTCATTGGCGCTGCTGGCAGCTTCAACAAGGTCATCATGGATTCCGGCATGGGCAACGTGCTCAAGGACGTGCTGGTCACGCTCAACATGCACCCGGTCATCATGGCCTGGCTGATTGCTTCCATCATGCGTTTTGCGCTGGGCAGCGCCACCGTCGCCATGATGACGGCTGCTGGCTTTATCAGCCCTGTGCTGGCCGTGCATCCTGTTGACCCTGCGCTCATGTGCATTTCCATCGGCGCTGGGGCCATCGGCTGGTCGCACGTTACGGACTCCGGCTTCTGGTTTTTCCGCGAATTTTTGAACATGTCGGTCAAAGACATGTACCTGTCCTTCACCTTGTCTGGCTGCATCGTGTCGATCATCACGGCGATATTCTGCTACCTGGCATCGTTTGTTATCTAA
- the yajC gene encoding preprotein translocase subunit YajC, producing the protein MFESLAYAMGTPQAGAAPASGQEMLMQFLPLIVMFVIFWFLLIRPQQKRAKVHKQMLAELKRGDHVMTSSGLLGRILEIDDEQVLLESGEAKLRVSRGSIGGVIPAKGGKDTKEEK; encoded by the coding sequence TTGTTTGAATCCTTAGCTTATGCCATGGGCACTCCCCAGGCCGGGGCGGCTCCCGCCAGCGGACAGGAAATGCTGATGCAGTTTCTGCCCCTCATCGTCATGTTCGTCATTTTCTGGTTCCTGCTTATCCGTCCCCAGCAGAAGCGGGCCAAGGTCCACAAGCAGATGCTGGCCGAACTCAAGCGCGGCGACCACGTTATGACCTCAAGCGGTCTGCTTGGCCGTATTCTTGAGATCGACGATGAACAGGTGCTTCTTGAGAGCGGCGAAGCCAAGCTGCGCGTTTCGCGCGGCTCCATCGGCGGCGTTATTCCTGCCAAGGGCGGCAAGGACACCAAGGAAGAAAAGTAG
- a CDS encoding dihydrodipicolinate synthase family protein, whose product MKYITPTLTALKSKTEIDVQSCLKHYDFLINAGIDGVAIFGSSGEFPHLSVEERKSLISAAIKHIDRRMQVLIGTGDMRVEECVALSNFAFEQGADGVMVVGPWYFALTDADVMSYFGAVAEQVRGKVYIYNYPDRTGYTISPSVVLELARRYPNIVGIKDTIPDMAHTVELIQTVKGNIPSFEVLSGFDHNFASNVLAGGDGCIAAVSNVRPDLCVAWRDAMKARDFDGTMKYQQLFNRIVGVYGFSSPFMAAMKGLLVDAGIFASATVASPYQEATSAQMFAVREFMRGF is encoded by the coding sequence ATGAAATATATAACGCCCACACTTACCGCGCTGAAAAGCAAAACAGAAATCGACGTGCAGTCGTGCCTCAAGCACTACGATTTTCTTATCAATGCCGGTATTGACGGTGTGGCCATATTTGGCAGTTCCGGTGAGTTTCCGCATCTTTCTGTTGAAGAACGCAAGAGCCTGATTTCTGCGGCCATCAAGCACATCGACCGCCGCATGCAGGTGCTGATCGGCACTGGCGACATGCGGGTTGAGGAATGCGTTGCCTTGTCCAACTTTGCCTTTGAGCAGGGCGCGGACGGCGTGATGGTGGTGGGGCCGTGGTACTTTGCCCTCACCGATGCGGACGTGATGAGCTACTTCGGCGCGGTGGCGGAGCAGGTGCGCGGCAAGGTGTACATCTACAACTATCCCGACCGCACCGGATACACCATTTCGCCCAGCGTGGTGCTTGAACTCGCCCGCCGTTATCCCAATATTGTGGGCATCAAGGACACCATTCCCGACATGGCCCACACTGTGGAGCTTATCCAGACCGTCAAGGGCAACATCCCCTCCTTTGAAGTGCTGAGCGGCTTTGACCATAACTTTGCGTCAAACGTTCTGGCTGGCGGCGATGGCTGCATTGCGGCTGTTTCCAACGTGCGCCCCGACCTGTGCGTGGCCTGGCGCGATGCCATGAAGGCCCGTGATTTTGACGGCACCATGAAGTATCAGCAGCTGTTCAACCGCATTGTGGGCGTGTACGGATTTTCTTCGCCTTTTATGGCGGCCATGAAGGGCCTGCTTGTGGATGCGGGCATTTTTGCCTCAGCCACGGTTGCGTCCCCCTATCAGGAGGCAACCTCTGCCCAGATGTTTGCCGTGCGGGAATTCATGCGCGGCTTTTAG
- a CDS encoding YitT family protein: MKLQSYNKALAESVVWNLLWLTLGSVLMAICIQSVAAPHGFLSGGVMGVGLLVNYWTGTLTPLVWYSMLCVPVYALGWFCVGKRFLLYTAYGTLCTTLFSFFIAFEIPITNEVYATVVGGVLHGAACGIMLRTLGSSGGTDVVAVLLKERWNVPIGQFNFLFNSLLFLTAASHMALDLIVASMLMMFISASTLEYVLGLFNRRKLVMIISDHGEEISEAILVTERFGATLVRGKGAYSGSDREILLTVTNNVALKRLENLVFSIDPRALFIVENTFYVSGGQFARRSR; this comes from the coding sequence ATGAAGCTTCAGTCGTACAACAAGGCTCTGGCCGAATCGGTGGTCTGGAACCTGCTCTGGCTTACGCTGGGGTCGGTTCTTATGGCCATATGCATTCAGAGCGTGGCCGCGCCCCATGGCTTCCTTTCCGGGGGGGTCATGGGCGTGGGCCTGCTGGTCAATTACTGGACAGGCACGCTCACGCCGCTGGTCTGGTATTCCATGTTGTGCGTGCCTGTGTATGCTTTGGGCTGGTTTTGCGTGGGCAAACGATTTTTGCTCTACACGGCCTACGGTACCCTTTGCACCACATTGTTCAGTTTTTTCATAGCGTTCGAAATTCCTATTACCAACGAAGTGTACGCCACAGTGGTGGGCGGGGTGCTGCACGGCGCAGCCTGCGGCATCATGCTGCGCACCCTTGGCAGCAGCGGCGGTACGGATGTGGTTGCCGTGCTGCTCAAGGAACGCTGGAACGTGCCCATCGGGCAATTCAATTTTCTGTTCAACTCCCTGCTGTTTCTTACGGCGGCCTCGCACATGGCGCTGGATCTTATTGTTGCTTCCATGCTGATGATGTTCATTTCGGCCAGTACGCTGGAGTATGTGCTGGGCCTGTTCAACCGGCGCAAGCTCGTTATGATCATTTCTGACCACGGTGAAGAAATCAGCGAGGCCATCCTGGTGACAGAGCGCTTTGGCGCTACGCTTGTGCGCGGCAAGGGGGCCTACTCCGGCTCGGACCGCGAAATTCTGCTCACCGTCACCAACAATGTGGCGCTCAAGCGGCTGGAGAATCTGGTGTTCAGCATTGACCCGCGCGCCCTGTTCATTGTGGAAAACACATTCTATGTGTCCGGTGGGCAGTTTGCCCGCAGAAGCCGTTGA
- a CDS encoding YjhG/YagF family D-xylonate dehydratase yields MSIADIYANPQNDVYNVKTHASGPKGSLPLTGDMLRELPCGDIFGMTLDAGMGWKPEDILGPNVLIISTLGGKRNDDGTPDALGLHVGHWELGLQISAASKEIKQQKGVPFASYVTDPCDGRTQGTTGMYDSLPFRNDAAMVFRRQIRSLPTVGAVIGVASCDKGLPATMMALASMHDLPCVMVLGGSTLPPTDGEDLGKVQTIGARYSNNELSLEDAARLGCRACGSAGGGCQFLGTAGTSQVVAEGLGLALPHTALAPSGEPVWVEVGRQSAKAVMGLLKKGITIKDIITDKAIENAMMVHAAFGGSTNLLLHLPAIAHAGGCHRPTVEDWARVNSMAPRLVSVLPNGPVYHPTVRAFMAGGVPEVMLHLRDLGLLHLDALTVTGHTVGENLEWWEKSERRAHFRRMLKELDNVEPDDVIMSPARAKERGLTSTITFPVGNIAPEGSVIKSTAIDPTVIDADGVYRHTAAIKVFTAEPDAIKAIKAGKIEKGDMLVVIGGGPCGTGMEETYQLTSALKHLSYGKYVCLLTDARFSGVSTGACVGHIGPEALVGGPVSKLRDGDIVEMVVDCNKLEGRVNFIGTDPQHPLTPEEGAKVLAGRETHPGLKPAPALPDDTRLWAALQAVSGGTWGGSVYDVDKIVTVLEAGKKALGM; encoded by the coding sequence ATGTCCATTGCAGATATTTACGCCAATCCGCAGAATGATGTGTATAATGTAAAGACCCACGCTTCCGGCCCCAAGGGTTCGCTGCCGCTCACTGGCGACATGCTGCGCGAACTGCCCTGCGGCGATATTTTCGGCATGACGCTGGATGCTGGCATGGGCTGGAAGCCTGAAGATATTCTTGGCCCCAACGTGTTGATCATCAGCACCCTTGGCGGCAAGCGCAACGATGACGGCACCCCCGACGCCCTGGGCCTGCACGTGGGCCACTGGGAACTGGGCTTGCAGATTTCCGCCGCCAGCAAGGAGATCAAACAGCAGAAGGGCGTTCCTTTTGCCTCGTATGTGACCGACCCCTGCGACGGACGCACCCAGGGCACCACAGGCATGTACGACTCCCTTCCCTTCCGCAACGATGCGGCCATGGTCTTCCGCAGGCAGATCCGTTCCCTGCCCACCGTTGGCGCTGTTATCGGCGTTGCCAGCTGCGACAAGGGCCTGCCCGCAACCATGATGGCTCTGGCCTCCATGCATGATCTGCCCTGCGTGATGGTGCTTGGCGGCTCGACCCTGCCCCCCACCGACGGCGAAGACCTCGGCAAGGTGCAGACCATCGGCGCGCGTTATTCCAACAACGAGCTGAGCCTTGAGGACGCTGCCCGCCTTGGCTGCCGCGCCTGCGGTTCCGCTGGTGGCGGCTGCCAGTTCCTTGGCACTGCCGGAACCTCGCAGGTTGTGGCCGAAGGCCTTGGTCTGGCCCTGCCGCACACGGCCCTTGCCCCCTCTGGCGAACCCGTGTGGGTGGAAGTGGGCCGCCAGTCGGCCAAGGCCGTGATGGGTCTGCTGAAAAAAGGCATCACCATCAAGGATATCATCACCGACAAGGCCATTGAAAACGCCATGATGGTGCATGCGGCCTTTGGTGGCTCCACCAACCTGCTGCTGCATCTGCCCGCCATTGCTCATGCGGGCGGTTGCCATCGCCCCACGGTGGAAGACTGGGCGCGTGTGAACAGCATGGCCCCCCGTCTGGTCAGCGTGCTGCCCAACGGCCCGGTGTATCATCCCACTGTCCGCGCCTTTATGGCTGGCGGCGTGCCGGAAGTCATGCTGCACCTGCGCGACCTCGGCCTGCTGCATCTGGACGCCCTCACTGTTACCGGTCACACCGTGGGTGAAAACCTTGAATGGTGGGAAAAGAGCGAACGCCGTGCCCATTTCCGCCGTATGCTCAAGGAGCTGGACAACGTGGAGCCGGACGATGTGATCATGTCTCCCGCCCGCGCCAAAGAACGCGGCCTGACCTCCACCATTACCTTCCCTGTGGGCAACATCGCGCCCGAGGGTTCGGTCATCAAGTCCACGGCCATTGACCCCACGGTCATCGATGCTGACGGCGTTTACCGCCACACGGCGGCCATCAAGGTTTTCACCGCCGAGCCTGACGCCATCAAGGCCATCAAGGCCGGAAAGATCGAAAAGGGCGACATGCTGGTGGTTATCGGCGGCGGCCCCTGCGGCACCGGTATGGAAGAAACCTATCAGCTCACCTCGGCGCTCAAGCATCTGTCGTATGGCAAATATGTGTGTCTGCTGACGGACGCGCGCTTCTCCGGCGTTTCCACCGGTGCGTGCGTGGGCCATATCGGGCCGGAAGCACTGGTGGGCGGCCCTGTTTCCAAGCTGCGCGACGGCGATATTGTGGAAATGGTCGTGGACTGCAACAAGCTGGAAGGCCGCGTCAACTTTATAGGCACTGACCCGCAGCATCCCCTCACGCCGGAAGAAGGTGCCAAGGTACTTGCCGGGCGTGAAACCCATCCCGGCCTCAAGCCCGCGCCCGCCCTGCCTGACGACACCCGCCTGTGGGCGGCCTTGCAGGCCGTGAGCGGCGGCACCTGGGGCGGCAGCGTGTATGACGTGGACAAGATTGTCACAGTGCTCGAGGCTGGTAAAAAAGCCCTGGGCATGTAA
- a CDS encoding amidohydrolase family protein, which yields MRHCDTLLHAACIVTQDEQRRVIEKASLAIDKGLVAAVGPTAEIIQNWQSGNTLHLENMLVLPGLVNAHTHAAMTFLRGLADDMPLMDWLNQSIFPVEQKLTPEMVRLGSLLGYAEMLRTGTTACVDMYLFEESVFEAADTAGLRCLGGEAVFAFPSAAFPGPEAALDATRALAEKYRNHERLRVAVNPHSVYTTTPEILTACRDLAQELALPLHIHLAETPSETQICLSAQGKRPTEYCRGLGLLDVPCTLAHVVDVTSAELDLLARQKAVVAHNPSSNMKLASGAAPVAAMLARGMHVGLGTDGAASNNRLNMFSEMGRAALLHKLTGLDPTLLPAAQVLDMATLGGAAAMHDERLGSLAPGKAADCVALDLSEPNLQPMYNEVSHLVYAATGMETRMTMVGGEVLYQDGRFTRFDYPALCEEMRNVRRFVLEASGA from the coding sequence ATGCGCCACTGCGACACATTGCTCCATGCCGCCTGCATCGTCACTCAGGACGAGCAGCGCCGCGTTATAGAAAAGGCCTCTCTGGCCATCGACAAGGGTCTGGTTGCCGCAGTCGGCCCCACCGCCGAAATTATCCAGAACTGGCAGTCCGGCAACACCCTGCACCTCGAAAACATGCTCGTTCTGCCGGGCCTCGTCAACGCCCACACCCATGCGGCCATGACCTTTCTGCGCGGCCTTGCCGACGACATGCCGCTCATGGACTGGCTGAACCAGAGTATTTTTCCCGTGGAGCAAAAGCTGACGCCGGAGATGGTGCGCCTCGGCAGCCTGCTTGGCTATGCGGAAATGCTGCGCACGGGCACCACCGCCTGCGTGGACATGTATCTTTTTGAAGAGTCGGTCTTTGAAGCCGCCGACACGGCAGGCCTGCGCTGTCTGGGCGGCGAGGCTGTTTTTGCCTTTCCTTCTGCGGCTTTTCCGGGGCCGGAGGCTGCGCTTGACGCCACTCGCGCCCTGGCGGAAAAATATCGCAATCACGAACGCCTGCGCGTGGCCGTGAACCCGCACAGCGTCTACACCACCACGCCGGAGATTCTGACAGCCTGCCGCGACCTCGCGCAGGAGCTTGCCCTGCCCCTGCACATTCATCTGGCGGAAACCCCGTCAGAAACGCAGATATGCCTGTCTGCCCAAGGCAAAAGGCCAACGGAATACTGCCGCGGCCTCGGCCTGCTCGACGTGCCCTGCACCCTTGCCCATGTGGTCGATGTGACCTCGGCGGAGCTTGACCTGCTGGCCCGGCAAAAGGCCGTGGTGGCCCACAATCCATCGTCCAACATGAAGCTGGCCTCGGGCGCCGCCCCGGTGGCGGCCATGCTGGCGCGCGGCATGCATGTGGGCCTTGGCACGGATGGCGCGGCCAGCAACAACAGGCTGAACATGTTTTCAGAGATGGGCCGCGCCGCCCTGCTGCACAAGCTCACAGGGCTTGATCCCACACTGCTGCCTGCGGCGCAGGTGCTGGATATGGCAACCCTCGGCGGCGCAGCGGCCATGCACGATGAACGTCTTGGCTCGCTGGCCCCCGGCAAGGCAGCCGACTGCGTGGCCCTTGACCTCAGCGAACCGAACCTGCAACCCATGTATAATGAAGTGTCGCACCTTGTGTACGCGGCCACGGGTATGGAAACCCGCATGACCATGGTGGGCGGCGAGGTGCTGTATCAGGACGGACGCTTTACCCGCTTCGACTACCCCGCCCTGTGCGAAGAAATGCGCAACGTGCGCCGCTTTGTGCTTGAGGCGTCTGGCGCGTAA
- a CDS encoding amidohydrolase family protein, whose amino-acid sequence MNPENTESPESDEPSEALLAIRAKSILTLGGEGPARAARLFAPLKKIDNGVLLVRDGLVEDVLPWSQAKLPAGTLVRDVGAVCLAPACVNAHTHLELSHLAEKTRWGRGFTAWLQSLIPLLGAAPQADAVESACAALALYGTLYVGNITGSLPGGTVLADAACNEAGLTASHFCEWFGFGAPFADGERPWPPRCRQALADDPFLMARCAPGGHALYSTGPEILSAARQDCSRMGRVFSFHLAESPEETQLLTSGSGPLRDLYAGVVLPPDWSAPGLRPLAYAVKLGLLGPGTLAVHGVQLDAQEVEVLAASGAALCLCPRSNRNLGVGVPPVRELMESGALLCLGTDGLTSNRDLDVRKEAVWLRETMDVPPEALVRMLTVNGAAALNLLGCGAGRLEKGGPADFCVLPENLTY is encoded by the coding sequence ATGAACCCGGAAAACACGGAATCTCCTGAATCTGACGAGCCGTCGGAGGCCTTGCTGGCCATCAGGGCCAAAAGCATTCTGACCCTTGGCGGCGAAGGTCCTGCACGGGCCGCCCGCCTCTTTGCCCCGTTGAAAAAGATCGACAACGGCGTGCTGCTGGTGCGCGACGGACTGGTGGAGGATGTTTTGCCGTGGTCGCAGGCCAAACTACCCGCAGGTACGCTGGTGCGCGATGTGGGCGCTGTCTGCCTCGCCCCTGCCTGCGTCAACGCGCACACGCATCTGGAACTTTCGCATCTGGCGGAGAAAACGCGCTGGGGGCGCGGCTTCACCGCCTGGCTGCAAAGCCTCATTCCCCTTCTTGGCGCGGCCCCGCAGGCGGATGCCGTGGAAAGCGCCTGCGCCGCACTGGCCCTGTACGGCACGCTGTATGTGGGCAACATCACTGGCTCCCTGCCCGGCGGCACGGTTCTGGCTGATGCGGCCTGCAATGAGGCAGGGCTGACCGCAAGCCATTTTTGCGAATGGTTTGGCTTTGGCGCGCCCTTTGCCGATGGTGAGCGCCCCTGGCCGCCGCGTTGCCGCCAGGCTCTGGCTGATGATCCCTTTCTCATGGCCCGTTGCGCTCCCGGCGGGCATGCCCTGTATTCCACCGGGCCGGAAATCCTCAGCGCCGCGCGGCAGGACTGCTCCCGCATGGGGCGCGTGTTTTCCTTCCACCTTGCGGAATCGCCCGAAGAAACCCAGCTGCTCACATCGGGCAGCGGGCCTTTGCGCGACCTGTACGCCGGGGTTGTGCTGCCGCCAGACTGGTCTGCGCCCGGTTTGCGCCCGCTGGCCTATGCGGTAAAGCTGGGCCTGCTCGGCCCCGGTACTCTGGCCGTGCACGGCGTGCAGCTTGACGCGCAGGAAGTGGAAGTGCTGGCAGCCAGCGGCGCGGCCCTGTGCCTGTGCCCGCGCTCGAACCGCAATCTTGGAGTTGGGGTGCCGCCTGTGCGCGAGCTTATGGAAAGCGGCGCGCTGCTGTGCCTTGGCACGGACGGGCTGACCTCCAACCGCGATCTGGACGTGCGCAAGGAGGCGGTGTGGCTGCGCGAAACCATGGACGTGCCGCCGGAAGCCCTGGTGCGCATGCTGACGGTTAATGGCGCTGCCGCCCTGAATTTGCTGGGCTGCGGGGCAGGGCGGCTGGAAAAGGGCGGGCCTGCGGATTTTTGTGTGCTGCCAGAAAACCTGACCTACTAG
- a CDS encoding alpha/beta hydrolase has product MCCLILHGLAGSPFEVRPMAEALEAAGHVAVCPVLPGHAASEEEYLTSSYSQWLDCARAAYLDQCSGGPALLAGYSLGGLLALDIAAEAAEGRLPAPAGLLLLATPLFLWRLHPLFLADWRMPLLPLWSRLQPVRRVPPRSAASRAVAPWQGHETLCSYSHLQQLALAQKRVRAALGGISVPLCAVQLYSDGVCPPFNSSFLLEQCGAADVRLHLLRVTSPHGGHLPTTHVESRERVAAIAVAFASEVAAGKACMIAPQRI; this is encoded by the coding sequence ATGTGTTGTCTGATCTTGCACGGCCTCGCGGGGAGCCCCTTTGAGGTTCGGCCAATGGCCGAGGCCCTTGAAGCTGCGGGCCATGTTGCCGTGTGCCCGGTGCTTCCGGGGCATGCCGCTTCGGAAGAGGAATATCTGACAAGTTCATACTCGCAGTGGCTTGACTGCGCCCGCGCAGCCTACCTTGACCAGTGCTCGGGCGGCCCCGCACTGCTGGCTGGTTATTCACTGGGCGGGCTTCTGGCGCTGGACATTGCCGCAGAGGCCGCCGAGGGGCGGCTTCCGGCCCCGGCGGGTCTGCTCCTGCTGGCAACGCCGCTTTTCTTGTGGCGCTTGCATCCCCTTTTTCTTGCCGACTGGCGTATGCCCCTGCTGCCCCTGTGGAGCCGCTTGCAGCCCGTGCGGCGGGTGCCGCCAAGGTCTGCGGCGAGCAGAGCCGTTGCCCCCTGGCAGGGGCACGAAACCCTGTGTTCGTACAGCCACTTGCAGCAATTGGCGCTGGCGCAAAAAAGGGTGCGGGCGGCTCTTGGCGGGATATCTGTGCCGCTGTGCGCCGTGCAGCTATATAGTGATGGCGTATGCCCGCCTTTCAATTCCAGTTTTCTGCTTGAACAGTGCGGCGCGGCTGATGTGAGGCTGCATCTTTTGCGGGTAACAAGCCCGCACGGGGGGCATTTGCCAACAACGCACGTGGAAAGCCGCGAGCGCGTGGCCGCCATTGCCGTGGCCTTTGCCAGCGAAGTGGCGGCGGGAAAGGCTTGCATGATTGCGCCGCAGCGTATATAG
- a CDS encoding sulfite exporter TauE/SafE family protein, with protein sequence MLVSLVAYVLCGAVAGVLAGLLGVGGGIVLVPLMVAIFPTVGVPAQYVQQMALGTSLASIMITSISSARAHNARGAVHWDIFKAITPGILVGTFFGGLIATHMPTMFLKIFFICFILFVSAQMLSNYRPPASRDLPGKMGTAGVGGVIGLVSSFVGIGGGTLSVPFMTFCNVPLHHAVGTSAAIGFPIAVAGTLGFIVGGWGRPDLPAMSLGFVNLWALLGIATASFMTAPLGAKLSHALPADKLKKGFACFLILVALKMIWGLV encoded by the coding sequence ATGCTTGTGTCTCTTGTGGCCTACGTCTTGTGCGGGGCTGTGGCCGGTGTTCTGGCCGGGCTTCTGGGTGTTGGCGGCGGTATTGTTCTGGTGCCCCTGATGGTTGCCATTTTCCCCACCGTGGGAGTTCCCGCCCAGTATGTGCAGCAGATGGCGCTCGGCACATCGCTTGCCAGCATCATGATCACTTCCATCTCCAGCGCGCGGGCGCATAATGCCCGTGGCGCCGTGCACTGGGATATTTTCAAGGCCATTACCCCCGGCATTCTTGTGGGCACGTTCTTCGGCGGCCTTATTGCCACCCATATGCCCACAATGTTCCTGAAGATATTTTTTATCTGCTTTATTCTCTTTGTGTCGGCGCAGATGCTCTCCAACTACCGGCCCCCGGCCAGCCGCGATCTGCCCGGCAAGATGGGAACCGCCGGCGTGGGCGGCGTCATAGGCCTTGTGTCGAGCTTTGTGGGTATCGGCGGCGGTACGCTTTCCGTGCCGTTCATGACTTTTTGCAACGTGCCGCTGCACCATGCTGTGGGCACCTCCGCCGCCATTGGTTTTCCCATTGCCGTGGCGGGTACGCTGGGCTTTATTGTGGGCGGCTGGGGCAGACCCGATCTGCCCGCCATGTCGCTTGGCTTTGTGAACCTGTGGGCGCTGCTGGGCATTGCCACAGCCAGCTTTATGACCGCCCCGCTTGGCGCAAAGCTTTCGCATGCATTGCCTGCCGATAAGCTCAAGAAAGGTTTTGCCTGTTTTTTGATCCTTGTGGCCTTGAAGATGATCTGGGGCCTGGTGTAA
- a CDS encoding Hpt domain-containing protein: MTEEVLDWKEAIARVLNKRDMYVKLLAKFIETERDTPSKVAQALKSGNMEEARNLVHSTKGAAANLGAKALAAAALELEMAVKAGADTDRAMSHFSAAHMDTLVTMHAFMTQ; this comes from the coding sequence ATGACCGAGGAAGTTTTGGATTGGAAGGAAGCCATTGCCAGGGTGCTCAACAAGCGCGACATGTACGTCAAGCTGCTTGCCAAGTTTATTGAAACGGAGCGCGACACCCCGTCAAAGGTGGCTCAGGCCCTGAAGAGCGGCAACATGGAAGAAGCCCGCAACCTTGTGCACAGCACCAAGGGAGCAGCCGCCAACCTGGGGGCCAAGGCGCTGGCCGCCGCTGCGCTTGAGCTTGAGATGGCCGTAAAGGCCGGGGCGGATACCGACCGCGCCATGAGCCATTTTTCTGCCGCGCACATGGACACGCTTGTGACCATGCACGCCTTTATGACGCAGTAG
- a CDS encoding IclR family transcriptional regulator, producing the protein MQDQQKPTVHMPTQRVISLLEALADTEHGLTLTQLAQCIGSSKGTISPILETLQQHDFVRRDKLSGRYELGRGLYLFSEGFRTQDPLMAQAQACMRQVVDACAEICQLGILSHTEVLYIAKVDSREPIQIISRVGSRMPARKTALGKALLSQCKREEVVALFAGELCTEPFDMDAFLEELQKVRQGAIARDIGEINPQLHCYAVPVTFAGRVDCAMSVSLPAFRDTPEKHQQVESELRKAVAKLEQFMDETHECFCP; encoded by the coding sequence ATGCAAGATCAACAAAAACCGACCGTCCACATGCCGACCCAGCGGGTCATTTCACTCCTTGAAGCTCTGGCTGATACAGAACACGGCCTCACGCTTACCCAGCTTGCCCAGTGCATCGGCAGCAGCAAGGGCACTATTTCGCCCATTCTTGAGACCCTGCAACAGCATGATTTTGTTCGCAGAGACAAACTCTCTGGCCGGTATGAACTGGGCCGGGGCCTGTACCTTTTTTCAGAAGGTTTCCGTACGCAAGATCCCCTCATGGCGCAGGCGCAGGCCTGCATGCGGCAGGTGGTGGACGCCTGCGCCGAAATCTGCCAGCTGGGCATTCTCTCTCATACCGAAGTGCTCTACATAGCCAAGGTGGATTCGCGCGAGCCTATCCAGATCATTTCCCGCGTGGGGTCGCGCATGCCAGCCCGCAAAACGGCTCTCGGCAAGGCGCTGCTCAGCCAGTGCAAAAGGGAGGAAGTGGTCGCCCTTTTTGCCGGGGAGCTCTGCACCGAGCCTTTTGACATGGACGCCTTTCTGGAAGAGCTGCAAAAGGTACGTCAGGGGGCCATTGCCAGAGATATTGGCGAAATCAACCCGCAGCTGCATTGCTATGCAGTGCCCGTTACCTTTGCCGGACGCGTGGACTGCGCCATGAGCGTCTCCCTGCCCGCCTTCCGCGACACGCCGGAGAAACACCAACAGGTTGAGAGCGAACTTCGCAAGGCTGTGGCAAAACTTGAACAGTTCATGGACGAAACGCACGAATGCTTCTGCCCCTAG